One part of the Macrobrachium nipponense isolate FS-2020 chromosome 38, ASM1510439v2, whole genome shotgun sequence genome encodes these proteins:
- the LOC135209856 gene encoding uncharacterized protein LOC135209856: protein MTEISPDQGSSLKLPEHNHVWIALWNKNKTDIEVRFSFIQEYPGSSNHFELTDNEGWWILSISTDIIFYGNRRQYHWVTQPQGRNLRILTNHQLNLQEFPMPLEPQETSKLPAITTGKYTGTTTIKPQVPPTGNSPVKPEDSPTGTPVSTLIIICVVVAVLVVAAVSFLCYRCCFRKENDTRAEGKTP, encoded by the exons ATGACTGAGATATCTCCTGATCAAGGATCGTCTCTCAAACTTCCTGAACATAATCATGTATGGATAGCCCTTTGGAACAAGAACAAAACTGATATTGAAGTTCGTTTCTCTTTTATTCAGGAATATCCAGGGTCATCTAACCATTTTGAATTAACTGACAATGAAGGCTGGTGGATTTTGTCTATATCTACAGAC ATCATCTTTTATGGAAATAGAAGGCAGTATCATTGGGTCACTCAACCACAGGGACGCAACTTGAGGATATTGACGAATCACCAACTAAACCTTCAAGAGTTCCCGATGCCCTTAGAGCCACAAG AAACAAGCAAACTTCCTGCCATAACGACAGGAAAGTATACAGGAACAACTACAATCAAACCTCAAGTTCCTCCTACAGGAAATTCTCCGGTCAAACCAGAAGATTCACCTACAGGCACACCTGTAAGCACACTAATCATCATCTGTGTCGTGGTGGCAGTGTTGGTTGTAGCAGCTGTGTCTTTCCTTTGCTACAGGTGTTGCTTCAGGAAGGAAAACGACACAAGAGCTGAAGGTAAGACTCCCTGA